CAGGCTTATAATGTGGCTCAGATCGGCTCTTTTTTTAAGCCTGTCCAACTCCATTATGACTGAATATGGTATCAGCACACGGTTTTCTTCTCCGTTTCTGAACATATCAATACAGTCAGGATTTTCAATCAGCGCATTGGTGTCGAGGATATAACATTTTTTCATAAACCGGCCCGCCTTGATGTTTTATTGATTCCGGATAAAGGATTAAAAGCCCGAAATATCGCATCATCTTTTGTAATGTTCAGCAATCCTTTTGAAACTGTCTGTTCGTATAGTCTTTTATAAAAATTATCCTCAATGTCTCTTATTTTATGTGGGTGTGAATCAATTATATCTTTAAACAATAAAGGCCTTTTTTTTGCAATGTATTCAATGCAGTCCGATAAGTCATCCGGGGAGAAAAGCATCGAATTGTTGTATGGCAGCATCTCAACTTTCTCAAAATGAGGTTTCAACTGCTGATAACCGTCTTCAAGGCAGAATGCTTTAAGAAGCTTGTTTATTGCAAATTCTTCAGGTGCGGTAATGCCTGTATGTTCCATGCTGGACGGGATTAACTCCGTGATCTCTTTCAGGGAATCCCTGCTGTGGGTTATTGCAATGAAAATGCCGTCGGATTTCAGAATTCTTGAAATGTCTTTGATCAGATGCGGGAAAAAATATAATGAATAGCTGGCTATGATGAGATCGTATGTCCGGCTGTCAATTGCTGTTATATAATCAGCGCCATTCCTGATGAATGTTCCCGAATAACCGCTCTTTTCGACTGTTCTTAAAAAAGGAACCTCATTGGAATCTACGATGTCAATACCTGTGATACTGGCAT
Above is a window of Desulfomonilia bacterium DNA encoding:
- a CDS encoding class I SAM-dependent methyltransferase; this translates as MSRNHLYSEEDITRTYEKVHDHKFTKNIISRYSTNKRDIREIALSGIDISRVGNVLDLGCGYGLFEETLKDKLAPDASITGIDIVDSNEVPFLRTVEKSGYSGTFIRNGADYITAIDSRTYDLIIASYSLYFFPHLIKDISRILKSDGIFIAITHSRDSLKEITELIPSSMEHTGITAPEEFAINKLLKAFCLEDGYQQLKPHFEKVEMLPYNNSMLFSPDDLSDCIEYIAKKRPLLFKDIIDSHPHKIRDIEDNFYKRLYEQTVSKGLLNITKDDAIFRAFNPLSGINKTSRRAGL